The Marasmius oreades isolate 03SP1 chromosome 2, whole genome shotgun sequence genomic sequence TTCCACTAATTTGCGTTTCGTCCCGTTCATGGTCTCGTCGCCTGCGCCGGTCTGGATCTCTTCCATGGCGTCACTATCGTCATCACCGCCTGCAAAGAGaccatcttcatcgtcctcaCTCCCGTCGTCCTTTCCTCCTGTGTTTATCGCGTCCTCGAATGGTGCCTGAGCGGTGATGGGGAACGGTGCTTCCTCGTGTAGAGGCTCCTGCGACGCGGAAAAGTCACGTCCAGCGGCTGGATGTTCTGGTATCGGTGCGGGCTCCatgtcatcatcatcatcatcctcttcagACTCAGATtcttcaatctcttcaacctcttcatcGTATATTTTGACGCCAGGTGGTGGTTTGTTGGGTACGAGGTCAAAATCAATAGACGTTAAGCATTCGGACTGAGGGGGTAACCGAACTCCAAAGGCTTCTGGAACAGCGGGGAGAGCTATCGCATTGGTTTGAGTGGCCAACGACATGGTATACTGCGTTTTGAAAAAGCGCGTCAAAATCATGATGGAAACTATCTATAAACGTTACAAAGACTGACCTCAGACGGGACTCGACCACCAAATTCCCACCCTACGCGGGCTTGAACTGCGAGGACAACATCTTCAGCCTCCAGCTTGTCTTGTCTGCCAGCATGTTCGGCGTAAACTCTAGCATCTGTCAGAACGTGTTGGGTGTATCTATTGGCGAATTCCAGGAGCTGATGCAAGACACCGGGTTGTGCATCCTGAACAGACGGTGTTGAGGAGAGAATAAGAGCTATAGCTCTTGCAGTCGGAGGGAGATTATCAGTCGCTTTTGAGGAGAGAGTGGCCATTGTGGTGTTTGTAATTCTCTCTGACTGTCACTGTCTGCCGAACTTTGCCGAACTTTCTTGGTTATCAGATTACAGATCATATCACGCGATTAACCGGGCGGAGTTGGGAGCACCTGTCGTCACCACCTTCGCCATAAAACTCCCACTAAGGACTTTCAACAACTTCCACCATGTTCCGCTCAACAATTGCAAAGACAATCCTCAATAACTCACGCTCTGGCCCTACAACGCTGTCGAGAGCTACCTTGAGACCTGCTTTAGCCCGCGGCTACCATGAAAATGTTATTTCCCACTACGAGAGGCCTAGGAACGTAGGTTCTGGACTCTTTAGCGTCTAGATTCTCTAATCTGATAAATTTCAAAGGTTGGCTCTCTGCCCAAAACCGACGTTGACGTAGGAACTGGACTCGTAGGTGCTCCAGCGTGAGTATTATATAGTCCTTTTAAGTGTCTTTCTCACTCATGTTGATACTTCCTTGCCTTGATAGCTGTGGGGACGTAATGAAACTCCAGATTCGCGTGGACGAAGATGGTATTATTTCGGACGTCAAGTTCAAAACCTTTGGCTGCGGTAGCGCCATCGCTTCTAGTTCTTATATGACCGAACGTGTCAAAGGCCTTTCACTAGAAGAAGCTGGAAAGATTAAGAACACCGAAATTGCGAAGGAATTGTGTCTACCTCCCGTCAAGCTCCACTGTTCAAGTGAGCATTCACTTTTCTGGTTGTCTCGAGGACGATTTCTCATTTTTATCCAGTGCTTGCGGAAGACGCCATCCGTTCCGCTATTAGGGACTATCAGATTAAGCAGAAAGCTGTTGGCACCAAGAAAGGCTTCATCGATGTCGCACAGAGCGCAGTCACCGGAAAGACTGTCGCTACGGCCCACCCAGGTCAAACATAAGGACGTCCCTTGACAGGTTCTGGTCTTtacttgttttttttttgctgacAGGCTCTGTACATGCATCCATATCTTGTGTATCATTAGTTAAATTCTTGTGAAGCTTAAAATACTAGGTTTTAGACTACACTCAATAAAGTACGTGTAcactctacgcaacttatgTGCCCTTCTGGCCAACAAAGGAGAAGCTTCCAGTTGTGAACCAACGTTCGTTCGCTTCTTTGACTGCAGCAGCACGACTAGCACGGTTCGTGAGCTCGAACCCTAAGGGAACCAGGGGTTAGTTCTCGTACGAAACTGAATCGACCAAAGAGAGGTATACCTTGTGCTGGAGTGACACTAAGCGATGTCGCCGTTCCCGAAGTCGAAGATTGTGCGGCGCGGGTAAGTGCGGCTGTCCGCAGTTTATTTGCTTTCGACATTTTGGCTGTTAAAAAAGAAAATTAGCAGCGATATGTCAGACAGGATGGTAACGAACCCTTGGACTTGGACTCCCCGAGACTGGCTCTCACTTTACCAGTGCTCACCCCTATCATGCCCATACCCTTAGTCTGGTCGAAAGCACCGACTTCCTCTTCAGCCTCCCCAAATGCCATACGGTTCTGCAATTTACGGAGCTCCGTCTGTGCATATGCTTCTTTGGCTTTGCGAGCACTACCCGAGGAAAATGAGCCCTGAGCGGAATCCACGACTGCTAGTGGAAAACCTACCGTTTCCCTCCACGTCTTTTCTTGGGACCGTCATTTGGTATTGGTAAAGCCTTGATCACCTTCGAAGGAGGCGGGGCGGCAAGCCTGTCGATATGCTTTTCAATTTTATCTCGTAAACTCTCTCCGTAGCTGCCTGCTGCCTTGTGAGCATGACCAACTACAGAAATCATGGATGGAGACGTCACCATCTCTCTGTTGTCTTTCGAGATCCATCCTCGCAGCTAATACTGCTTTCGCACCCACTGTACGTTGTATCTTTACTTGATACTCGGGAGGTGTCGAAACCACCAACTCGGATTGAAAGATAAATCCTGTATGCCTTCGTTGAGTAACAGTGGAGAACCCTGCAGTTATCTTTTTCTGTGCACCCAGGAGCTAGAAAAATCTGATTGAGTCTAGAGGTAAATGATAGCTTACAAACCACTTACGTGCACATTACAAGACGGCATTTTGGCAAGCCCGTTCAGCCCTCCAGCAACTCCCAGAAGTTTTGCAGCAGTCGAAGTACCAACGATTGCAGACAGATTGGGGGCAAGAATATTCATTCGAGAACTGACATACATGAATATCTGTTGGAAAAGAACGATATGAAACAGCCGTCACGGACCGCGATAAATGACTAAACAAACCTTCTTCCTAGCTTCCTCTAGCCTGTCTGCAAGTTCGCATGCCCGTTCAACTGCTGCCCACTCCTCTTTGGAAAGCAGTTTCCCTGGGGTTGTTGTGGCAGTGACGACAACACTCATGATGATTGCTGCAGGAAGTACACCAGAGAGGTCCACTTTCGTGAGGTCCTTTCCAGCAATATGAGTGGACACCAGGACACGTTCGAATGAACGTGCTTACCTCGTTATTCCCCAAGGCAAGTACTGAGCGGATGTACATTGAAGAGTCGGTAACCAACTGTTCTAATTCGGGAAATCGAGGTGCATAATGGTCCCTTATGAACTGTTGAAAGCaagaagggaggaagaaCAATCAATACCCCAAGGATAAAAATAAACTAACGTTTTATTTGCCTTATGCACGACCATAATTTCGTTGTCAACGTCCACAGAAAGGTTGTTAGCTTGCACGATGAGGTTATACTCGGGATTCATGTGAGCAGGAAGAGCCATAGCTTCGACTGTGCTTGGATTGTGTTGGTATTGCTCTATTTCCTGAGTAGATCACAAAATGAGAGAAATACCAAAACAAAAATCTTGACCGGGGGCGTACCTTCAAAATGTCGGTCATCTTTTTACTACCTTCCAATTTCGCGATCTTTCCAACATCCTCTATTCCACCCAAGTCCATTTGCTGTACGTCTTCCGCATCCAATTCATCAGCAGGCTTGATTCCGCCAGGTAGAATTAGTCCTCCAACTTCTTCCTGCTTTTCATTGCTttcgtcatcttcaacaTCTTCAACATCCTCCATGTCCTCTTCTAAATCGTCGACCACTTTCCTTTTTAGCGGGAGAGAAGGTGGGCCCATAGAACCAAGATTctgtttctcttcctcctcttcaataTATTCTTGGTCATCATCTCCGTCCAGGTCAGCTAGAAGCTCGTTGGCAAGTCCGCTCATGGTTCAAGTGAATAAAAGTGTAACCGTGGGAAATATGAATCAACGTCTTTGAGCGCCGCCGTACACTCTCCGACCTATGATTATTAGAAATCTACATCCTTCGTAGGACCCCGTAGGATGCAGAAGGACCTTATGTACATAGTAAACATACCTAATTCATGTACCTTGGACGTTGACGGATGTGGCCTTCCGGTAACCCTTGGTGCACTGTATCGATGATTCGCTTCACTCGATCCATAATTGGCAGTGACATAGCAGCCATTAACCTTTCAGTGCCCTCAAAGCTACCAGGTGAATCTGGGTAAGGTAGTTTTTTTTTACCCAAAGTCACTAAAGATGCTCTAAGCTGACATCTGCTGACATTCGAGGCCTCGGAGGGGCGTATAtgatgatgaaattcatacTGAGGAAAAAGTTGAACATACAAACACCAAAGTACATGTACACATTATCCTATATGCAAGCAGGAGAGCTGGAAATCGAGCTATGAAGTGTATGGACTGTGACGCCCTAAAGGTGCGAAAGAGAACTTCCATCGAAAAGACAGGAATGGAGTCTCCAGAACGCGGCAGCATTCTCAAGCGAGCAGAAGGACGGAACATACGAGTAGAGTGAAATATGTGCGGTTGAGCGTGCGTAATACAATGTAAAAAGGTCCGCCAACTGTGATATATTTGTATGTCCGCAAGAAGGTGAGCTACGTGTATGCGTGGATGGAGATGAATGAGACAAAGTAACGGATGGCCTCGCTTTGCCACTGAATGACCTTCTATGTTATCCTCATAGGACTACCTGGGTTGATAGTGTCCCTGTCTTCGGCCATAGGGCTACCGACAGGTTTTCCGGACAGCGGACTGCTGAATCCACCTGCGCCTTTCCGGGCGACGCCTCGTTGATGCCGCCGTCCAAGCAGAGTAGCTCCGTCCATATCTAATTCAAATCCTTTCTGCCCAGTCCGCCGTGTTCGACTAGTGGTGGATACCTGTTTTGGGGTGGAAGGAGTAGTATTGATAGAAACCGAAgggtcctcctcctcctcctcctcctcatcttcatttAAGCCACTCAGATATCCTCTGGCACCAGCGCCACCACGGCCATTGTATTTGCGACGTCGGgcaccctcttcctccattCTGTGGACCGCGTAGGTGATATCGAATGCCTCCTTCAATGTTGCAATGCCCGGACTACGACCTTCGGGTCTGCCGCCACGAGCAGCAGAGAGTAGCGGTGAATCAGGGGGTAGATTGGCAGAGTGAAGATGGCTGTATATGAAGGGCGTCGGTGGAGGGGGAGGAGCCGGGGCTGCATTGCACCATGGGTGTGCAAGAAATTCGTCGATGGTATACCTTTGTGCAGGATTTACACAAAGAAGATGTGTTAACAGGTCCTTGGCTGAGTAGAAGGGGAGTCGTTAAATGAatggtgaaaaaaaaaactgaaaCGAACGCCCCACTGACCGCTTGCACTAATATCGTCCCACCACGGACTCAGGAATGTGTAATAACCCCTCGCCACCTTCTCCGTCAGAACATTAATGCTCTCATCGTAGAATGGAGGAAATCCACATAGAAGCGTATACAAAACGCAACCTAAGGCCCACATGTCCACACTCTTGCTGTATCTCTCGTCCTTGACGATCTCGGGGGCAGTATACCCCACCGTTCCGCATGGTGTCATCGTCTCCTCATTCCACACCACTTTGCTCAGCCCAAAGTCTGCTATCTTGACTCGGCCGATTCCTCCACCACCTACGCCAGGTATAAACTCGCCTTcgtcttccttttcttcatcATACGGCCTATGTATTGGGGATTTGGACGGGATGATCGGGATGCGTTCGAAAAGCAAGTTTTCCGGTTTGATATCTCGATGTACCACGCCACGTTCTTCGTGCAGATACCGGATACCATGCGCAACTTGCAGGATGACATGCCGGGAAAGATTCTCCGAGAAATAGGTGAGTTTGACGATCTGATGGAATAGTTCGCCTCCTTCCATTACTATGGGTGAAAATCGACATGAGTCAGAATAGATCTCAATGCAAAGACTCGATGACAACGTACATTCGAGGACGAGAAAGTAGTGCTCTGGAGATTCCGAAAATGATAAGAGTTTGACTATTGATGGGTGGAGCACGCCTCGCATGATTTGTACCTCTGTAAGCGGTGGGTGATTTATATTATGATTAAATTCAACTTTAGTGCACACACCTTTCAGAATATTGGCACGCTAGTACGAAACCAAGTCAGGACCAGAATCTACTCgaacaaaaaagaaggaatggaAAACCTCTGTTCCGCGCGGCTTTTTCTTGAACTTGGGGTTTAAGTGTTTTTCTCCAGCCTGTACCAAATCAACGTCGAATCGGCCGGCGGGGAACATGAGGTTCGATAGGGGCAAGAAAAAATGAAAGGAAGGTGCATAGCAATCAGTGCTGAATGCAAGCCAGAAGAGGCATCGAGAAGTAAGAAGCGATCCGACTTACTTGAGAGGCATTCAGCTCAAATTTCCGAACAACTTTGACTAGACGGATCAAAGATCGGAAAATGGCATCGGCTTGAGGCGAATGAGACCATACCTGCGACCTTGGTGTTGGTTGTAAGATCCAACGCTTTGTATACATTAGAAAAGGCACCACTGGAAGTAAAAGTAAATCATCAGCGAATGAACATGCTGGATCAGGGAATGGTGCGAACTCTCCCATCTTCTCTAGGAGTTTAAAGTTCTCTAATCCTTTATAAGAAGGCATCTGAGTCTTGGCTTCCCGCTCCTCTTTTACTATCTGTTCAGCCACCTCTCGAGCAGCGGGCGACGTCTGTTGTTCGGGTTGATGGTGCTTATGAGAATTCTGAacttgctgttgctgttgctgctgttgctgctgctggtgGTATTGTTGCTGTTGATGCTGTTGATTCTGGTTACGAGATGGAACTTGAGAGGAGACCTCGTCCTCGCGATGATGGTGATGTTTTCCATGTCTTATGAGATCTAGAGGAGCTTAAGGAAAGAGAAGGGGGAGATATTAAATATAAAAGGCGAACTTTTGAACGCGTCGACGACGCCAGCAGAAGGCATGGTGGTTGAGGACAAGTTGGACGAAAAAGGCGTTGGTTCTGACATGCTCATAGCACTGACGGTCCCGTGACGTCAATGTCATGTAAGACTCCACCTCCAGCAGGGACAATGCACAGCATACAGTCTAGTATCCAAAGGAAACAGGGGCTCCTATCGATGTGTAGGCTGGCTCTCCTCATTTACGCAAAGCTGTCGGTAGCGTTGCGTAACTGCGAACATATTAACTACTTGCAAAGCTTATAAGAACGAAGCAGCGATATCGGGGACAGTAAGCACCGAGTGCCAGCAAAGTGCCAGCAAAACACTGAGAACGCCGGTCCTAGAGTGGTACGGTGAAGATAGTGATGTATGATGATATCCAATCTCAAGATTGGGACGCTGAAGCTCACGTTCCAAAACTCAACTGCCCAACTATTCATATACATACGACTGTGAGAATatcaaaggaaaggaaaggcagAAAGGCAGTCTGTATTGAGAGCGAAATAACGGCAACTCTCCTCGAGGATGGAAAACAACGGAGAGCCATGTCCCGCTGATCGTGGTGACGGACTATTTTCAACTTCCCAGCTCCCACCTATCTATATACTAACCCCGCGGCATTGATGAACGTTATCCGCATCTCATCGGTGTCAACAAGACCAAAGCCAGTAGGCTTTTGCAAACCCCTCTTGTGGTTCAAATCTCCCGTTCCATCTAAGGTAGTACTGTCGCGCCGTTCCAGGGTGCTGGAAATTGGAATTCGAGGGACCACTGAACTTGAGATTTGAAAGCCCGAGCCTCGGATGAAGTCCAACAAAGGAATTCCGGTTTAATCTTCAAGGGTCTCCTTCTAAACCTAACTTCAAACAAAAGTGCCCAAATATACATCCTGTTGTCCAATTCGAAGTTATGGACTTTTGCAGAGAATGATCAAGTGATTCCAGATTCTAAGAAGTCGTCGATCTGAGAAGACGATGGCGAAAGAATAACAGTGGTGGCGATGCGTGGTTCATCCCGCTTCCATATGTTCATCGTTGAGAGACGTAGTACGGATGTTGTCAGACCATGACATGCAGCCGCGGTAACGGATAGTGAATACGGGGATGCAATTATCTGATCGAATGGCCAGAAATGTAGCCAAAGAAAGGTTGATGGAACGGCTAGTCGACCACCGGGATGGTGAGCTGAATTAGAATTATCAAAGATCAGGGGAAAAAATCTAACCTCGTGCAGCTAATTTGAAGGGGGCTTTATGACATTGTTTCGGTCCACGTTCACGGAATCCCAATGATTATCAAGGTTTAATCCGGAAGACAGGAGCAAGACCATGGAAATCAGAAAACGCGACTGGAATAGAATAGCCAATCAGCCGCTGAGCCCGCTCGCTCCTCCATCCGCTATTGTGGACACCAATCCAGTTAATCACCGTCAGAGCGTAGGAGATCAGGGAACCGGACCACAAATCGGTACTGAAGGAAGCTCCCTGGGACCCATGGCTGCGTAAGGATGAGCAAGCTGCATGTAACACATGGAATGAAGGGGGCCGCCTCGCAGCCTATCTGGAGCAGCAGCGTGGATTAACCTGCTTGGACCGGGTATGGTAGTCATTCACCATGAGATGCTTGCGTTTAATTTGATTCATCATGATCATACCTCGAATAACCATCTCGCAGGAGAGGGCGAGAAATCGACATATTTCTGATCTCGAGGACGAAAATGGTCATAAACGGGACGAATAGAATTGCCCCGAACTGCTAGCTATCAGTTTCTTGCTTTGTTTTCGGTATTTAGGAATGAGAATAAGAATAAGATCGACTGTCCTTCATATAGACTATCCGGGTATATCCAGAAATACACCCAGTGGTTTTAGGGATTGGGTATGTGTTTGATAGGTGAGAAACAGTGTATCATGCCAGTGGAATCAATGGGTTCGTATAGCAAACGCGATGCATATACATATCAGAGAGTCCTAGTTGGTCGTAATATCGCATCAGTTCATCGGTCAGTTTAGACAGCGATAAGAAACCCACATTAACGAAAACCTCTTGTGAGACGGTGTCGGAATCTTCCCAGTGACCTACCATATCCGCCCTTCAGAGCGATGATTTGTACGTCAGGGAACCAACACATGGATCATCATGGATAACACACCTTCCTCCTTGTCCTAAATTCTCGTTTATTTGAGTCAACACGATATACTTACTGTACGTCGAGACATTTTGTTGGCATTTAGCGTGTTTCTTTTTCGATTAAGGAAACAAGACTCACAACCCCTTTGGTTGTATTTCCATCATCCTTCCCTTCACCCTCTCCCCAATCTCCTTCATCCAGCTCTTCACTTGATCACGATCCTTTGCTTCTGGCCATCTAGCGGATTGTAGCGTTAATGGCAGAAGCCGTTTGATGTAGGTTTTGAGAAGATCAGAATCAAATTTAGGTCTCGGCGACGAGGCTTCGGAGCGCGATGTCGGGGAGCTAAGGCCTGATGGGTTTGCCATGAAGAATCAGGAGGATCTTTGGCGAGGGTCGTTGTCGTGTTAGCTTAAACGGCGACGAAAACACGTGATTTTACTACTCACGTCGTGGACTACGACTATCTCGAGCAAATGTCTAGTATAACCTTTCCTCATGGTGTACACTCCGCTTCAGTCCACTCTCTAGATGGCAGCCAATTCTCTTATGATGCCAGCTCTTCGTTTCAAATGAACCCACTCTCTTCGCATCCTCCACGAACCCCTAGGACCTCGACTGTCTCCAACGGAAATTCACTTCATGGAACAAGTATATATGAAActcaagaaagaaaggaagaagacgatgacgacgatgagcATAACGAGGAAATCGAACAGGAGCAGACGAGCGCGACCAGAATACGGAGAGAAGAGGTTTGGAGAGAAATGGTCAAGACGAGTGACGGCAGAGACAAAACATTCGTGCGTGTCCTGACGATGCTTTGTTTTATTTAGAGGAAGACTGATGCCCGTTACATTAGAAACTAATACAATACTCGATTCGTGTTTATCTGTTATTCCACACGACAGCGGCAGCAAGTCGATTTCTGAGAGCGTATACCCGTCGGCCTTTCATGCAGGAGTTAGTCAAGCGATTGACGTCCACCATGTCAGGACTGTCTTTCTCGAGGCCAGTATCTACGTCCATAGTTAGGCCGACGAGACTCAACTCGTCCTTTACAGAAAAAcgctccttctcttcaactGGTTGAGCCCTTTAATGACTATAGTGGCCCAACGACATTCTGTTCCTTTCTCCTCCGGCAATCCGCTGCTACCGACATCAAAAAAGCAGGAGCAGACCGTCTCGCTATTACAGTCGATACTTTACGCGCCACCGCCAGTGTTACTCGGCCTGGTCAATGCAATTGCGGACGATTTGTACGCTCTGTCGTTGCTCGGAATTTTAGGGAAGAAGAGCGGTGAACGTGCTTCGCGATTCGCAGATCGGTGCTGGTGGCTCGCTACCGTGGTAGGACTGGTAGAAAACAGTGTTGAGAGACAAGTGGTTGGAAATTTGTACCATGAAGGTGTGTGAAGACCTTTGTATCTCGTTCTGCTCGTTCAACATTCATTTCGGTTAACAGTCGAGTCACGATTATACAAGGACTCTATGTCCGGAGTAACCGAAAAGTCGAAATCTACGGCATCAAGGctcgaagaaaaagaacttaCTCGACTTCAGATACGCGATTACTGGCTACAGATTTCCCGGGCCAAACTCATCATGGACCTCGTCTTCTCTTGTCAGTGGATCTACACTCCAGTAGGCGTTTAGGTGCTGACCAGTAGGTATAGCCTACGATGTGTTTAGGATCCAAAAGTTCAAGGAGCCGGTGCAGACATTTACAGGGTTGGCAGCCGCAGTGCTCAGGTGCGTTCACATATTGACGAGCGAACGAAGAAACACTCAACGTGGAGGTTGTCTAGTTCCGCAAAGTTATATGAGCGACATAAGGGAACGTTATTGAAAAAACAGGGACAATAGCCTGTCTCTACTTTAGGTTCATCAATAGTTACCACTAGTGCTTCATTTTCCTTACTTATGTTAGTGGAATCTATACCAGTGCTCTGTTTGACAAGACTATGGATCACCAGCGCCACCATGATCTGTCTTTTGGAATGGTTTCGGTTGAGGCTGCATGACGGTCCTGTTGAAGGGACTCTATCTCAGCCTCTAATCGTTCGACGCGTTCTTTCGCATCGTGCATATATTTTTCGTGCGAAAGACGCGTTTGAGCGAGTTGCAAGCCCTGAAACGAGTTTAGGATTTGGCGAGAACAGCCCCAGTGATAGAAAGAACGTACGAGATAGACTGCAGAGCCCAGAAGGAATATTGGAATCATGGCTGGGAGTACGTCACTGTACCATTGCGCATGTGGGGAACGACGAGAATTCCCCGTGCTATACCACCTGGTCGTTGAAGCACGTTGGAACATTGGTcagctggaggaggagaatggTACATTGTCGGAAGACGACGAATAAAGAAAGGCTGAAAAAAACGAACATGGAGGCGAAAATAGCAGGTAGAGGGTGCCCTGAGCTAGGGCTTTCAAGAGACAGACCAAATACTGTAGACAGTTACAGACGGAAACGACAGACGTAAACGGTGACATATGATGGGGCACGTGCGAACAATTTTGATATCAATTTTCAGATTCGTGGCAATTTGTGACAAAAAGGTGCTAACCAAGTCTTTTTCTGTCCTCCTGCTGCCAGGGTCCTCGACGGACCGGTTTCTTTTTATCCACAGCTTGCAAGCTGCTCTTCGTTACAGTATTCTCTCTGGACAGGTTCCCTTATTGTCGCCATGGACAACGGTCGCCGTACTCCTTCACTTCATCTCATCTCTACCTCTCATCCTGCTCGCCCTctctcaacctctccttcttcataTCGTCCATCACAATCCCCGTTTCGTTACGTCCAATTTGACGACCGCAGAATAGACGAGAAAGATCACCAAGAGACACCTTCATTAGAGCTCTCTGCACCAGCATCGTCAACAAGTCACCGACCCCAATTACTGTCCACTAATGGTCAACGAACACCGGTATCTGCAATTGCAGGTTACCCTTCACATATACTATCGCAGCCTTCGCCGCTGTTAATAcgttcctcatcctcgccaGTGCAATCGTATTCGCATCTTCGAATGCTCCGCTTAATGCACCTAATACGTCCGTGGATACCTGTAATCATGTATGGTCTCACCAGTCTCGGCTTTCTGGTCACTATCGCATTCTTCAAGACGGAATTATTCACTTGTAAGACTTTTCCACATGAAATTTCTATTGATTTCGTTTGCTTATCGCTCCGATTACAGTTTTGGACGAGCTTTCTGGATGGCttaggaaagaaaaggaatatGGATATGCCCTTTTGTTCCTCTTGATCTTCATCACCACTTTCCGTGAGTTTTTCTTGCGCAATCCCACCAACCCCACAATCTCTGACGACTATGCACAGCTCCCATGCCGCTGTATTCCACCCTCATAATTCTCTCTGGCTATACATTTGGTCCATGGATAGGCGCCACCATATCGTATTTAGCCGCCCTAACAGGCGCTCTTACCGTTTTCATAGTATCCAGGACTCTCCTTCGGCGCCAGATATCGGACTGGTTAGACAACGCGTGCTCTATGAAACGCGTTGTTTGCGCCATCGAAAAACGGCCCAAACTCCTCTTTCTGATACGACTGGCTCCCTACCCTTACAACGTCATGAATTGCCTTTTAGCGGCAGCTCCATCCCTCACGCTACGAACATTTACGGTATGCACGGCAATGTCGCTATTCAAGGTCATCATCCATACAAGTCTAGGTGCATCAATCCATTCATTCAAGGATTATCACGTGTCCAATGGTAGTGGAGTCAACTCCACAACTCCAGCTAGACCAGGTTCAAATTCAGGCACTTTTGAACAAGACGCCACCGGAGCAGGCGATGTAGCACGGATATGGACTATTGGAGGCGTGGTACTATGCGTCTCTATTCTcgtctatctctctta encodes the following:
- a CDS encoding uncharacterized protein (BUSCO:EOG09264B2X), which codes for MSGLANELLADLDGDDDQEYIEEEEEKQNLGSMGPPSLPLKRKVVDDLEEDMEDVEDVEDDESNEKQEEVGGLILPGGIKPADELDAEDVQQMDLGGIEDVGKIAKLEGSKKMTDILKEIEQYQHNPSTVEAMALPAHMNPEYNLIVQANNLSVDVDNEIMVVHKFIRDHYAPRFPELEQLVTDSSMYIRSVLALGNNEDLTKVDLSGVLPAAIIMSVVVTATTTPGKLLSKEEWAAVERACELADRLEEARKKIFMYVSSRMNILAPNLSAIVGTSTAAKLLGVAGGLNGLAKMPSCNVHLLGAQKKITAGFSTVTQRRHTGFIFQSELVVSTPPEYQVKIQRTVGAKAVLAARMDLERQQRDGSYGESLRDKIEKHIDRLAAPPPSKVIKALPIPNDGPKKRRGGKRARKAKEAYAQTELRKLQNRMAFGEAEEEVGAFDQTKGMGMIGVSTGKVRASLGESKSKAKMSKANKLRTAALTRAAQSSTSGTATSLSVTPAQGFELTNRASRAAAVKEANERWFTTGSFSFVGQKGT
- the ISU1 gene encoding iron-binding protein; translation: MFRSTIAKTILNNSRSGPTTLSRATLRPALARGYHENVISHYERPRNVGSLPKTDVDVGTGLVGAPACGDVMKLQIRVDEDGIISDVKFKTFGCGSAIASSSYMTERVKGLSLEEAGKIKNTEIAKELCLPPVKLHCSMLAEDAIRSAIRDYQIKQKAVGTKKGFIDVAQSAVTGKTVATAHPGQT
- a CDS encoding uncharacterized protein (BUSCO:EOG092650VI) — its product is MATLSSKATDNLPPTARAIALILSSTPSVQDAQPGVLHQLLEFANRYTQHVLTDARVYAEHAGRQDKLEAEDVVLAVQARVGWEFGGRVPSEYTMSLATQTNAIALPAVPEAFGVRLPPQSECLTSIDFDLVPNKPPPGVKIYDEEVEEIEESESEEDDDDDDMEPAPIPEHPAAGRDFSASQEPLHEEAPFPITAQAPFEDAINTGGKDDGSEDDEDGLFAGGDDDSDAMEEIQTGAGDETMNGTKRKLVETDDYD